A region of the Drosophila subpulchrella strain 33 F10 #4 breed RU33 chromosome 3L, RU_Dsub_v1.1 Primary Assembly, whole genome shotgun sequence genome:
CTTTGTAATTACCGGTAAGTTATAAAAAAACTATTAGAATATCACAAAAATAAGAATTGGATAGATGATCTTTAAATTGAATTCTGTTTTAGTTCTTGTAATGGAGATAATAtcatattttccatttttttttaaacaatctAAGTCTTTGACTAGAAACCCATCTAAGAGTTACTTAGTTTTTAATAAGATTATttcatttacattttattaaacaaaCTTTATTTAACCTTGCAGGTCTCACAGCTTTGCATGTTCTGCATGCCACAAAGCATCAGTTGCTGGGTCTGAGCTTCTCGGAATACCGCACCGTGACCATCTTGGCGCCATTTGTGTCCATTTTGGGTCCCTTGATTGTCGGTCCTTGGGCTGATCGCTTGGCAGCCAAGAACCCGAATACATTTGGACGAACTCTGCGAGTGCTGACTGCCGTTTTCCTGCTGATCACCGCCTTTATTTACGCTTTCCTGTTCGCCATACCGGATTTTAAAGGGCTTGGAGTAGAGCCAATGGTCAGCTTTGGCTGCGATGAGACTGGAGGATTCCTGTTCCAGGAGCGTTGTGACTCGAACGCCAGCTGCGGCAGGTGGGAGCAGAGGGAGGGTAAAATCAACCTGTCGCGTTGCACCTACAGTTGCCAGAACCCCAAGCTTTACGAGCCACTTTATGTGGCCTGGTTGGCAGAGGTTCCCACCCTGGCCCCCATCACGGAGCAGAGTGCGGATTTCGAGTATGAGGACGAGGGCAGCACTGCGGTCACAGAAAGTCTGCGCACCAGGCGGGACTTGGAGGGCTCGGATCCGGCGGACAGTGCCGGTGTGGAGGCCATCAGTGGTGAGGTGGCCCCTGTCCACCGGTCCATCAGGCAGGTCAAGCAGCCCCCCACCAAGGTCTACGTCCAGCCACCACATGTATGTTTAACCGAGCGCAACCAGAATGGCGAGAATGTGGTGAAGCACTGTCACGCCTACACCGAGGACACCACCAGCGTGGTGATGGATGCCCTCATGGGCTCGGCGATCAGCCAGGAGGAGCACTACGACGACTACGAGGGATGGTGCCAGTACCCGCTGGGTGAGTTTTTATTGTTATccgaaaagaaaaacaaactaCTTAACCTCTTCATAGtccgtaaattaaattaaataattgttCTGTACATACAATTATTACACGATTACTTAAAAGAACTCATGTTCATGTGTATAAGAGTTATAAGGTTGCACTTTTTCATgtcatcaaaaataaatatgaaactAGGCAACATTTAGCTAtgcgattttttttaaatttcaaatgcaGAGCGCTAAAattacattatttttaatggGTTTTTCTAACTTTTCCAGAGGGCTTCCAGTGCCACATCCCCGCCGAACAGGCGAATTACATGAAGGCCTTTAAGGAGTACAAGCAGAACGATGGCAATTGCAAGCCCATGATTGAGTGTCAAGTGGTGAATCCCTACCACTCGCAGAGTGTGCTATCAGACAGCGAGTGTCACAATGTGAGTAGTGCTATAAAACTTGTAAAACATATTTCTTAATATATCTAAAAACCCCTTAGAACACTGGCAACGCATGGGACACCTTGGTGGGTTACACGACCATTCGCCTGATTGGAGACATTTTCCCCATGGCAGCACTGACCCTTCTGAACACGGCCATCGTAATCGCGGTTCGGGAAACCTCCGAGGGAAGGGGCGAGGTGTGTCGCCAGTATGTTTGGGGTGCCATTGGCTATGTGGTGCTCTTTTCGCCGTTTGATCTGTTATTCAACCAACACGGATTGAATCAAGACGCTGCCTTTCTTACATTCATTATATTTGTTGTATGCTTCGTTTTGGGTGCCGTAGTGCTGCTCTGTGCCAGCCAGATGCCACTGAGTCCACCGGAATGGTGGTGGCACACGAAGACCGGAATGCTGGTGGTTCCCATGTCGGCGATTCGTCGCTATAGTCCCGAGATCGTCGTCCTCACATTGGTCTCCATACTTTTCGGCACCTTCTGGAGTAGCACTCACAGCTACCTGCTCTGGACCTTCACCGATGAGTACGCCCTTTGCTATTTGGGTCTGTTTCTCATCCTGGTTCTATTCTTCAATGTGGACAAGTTCATCGAGTACTGTGGCCACTCGAATATCTTCATCGGCGGTCTGGCTATCTATGTAATTAGGTTTACTGCGTTGAGTGATTCCGAGGTTAAATGGCTGATCATCCTCACGGAGATTATAGAGCCAGCTGTGATTGGTCTGATTTGGATTACGATCATCCTGTATATGCGTCATGCCATGCCCAGGAAACTTACGGCTACTGGACAGGCCATCGCTGTGGTGGCCTTCTTCGGTTTGGGTGAGTTTTCCtaattgtaattttattttatggaGATCTTTCCACCTTGCCTACATTTATTATTAAGTTCTTGCTTGTTTTAAAAAGAAAGGACAATATAGAGTAAATATGGTTTACGGTTTAAATAATTTCTACAAatgattttatatatttaacatTGTTTGAAGATAAATCCAGTCAGTTAGTCAAAAACCAAATTATGTGTCATAAGGAGTTTAGGCAAGTGTGGCCTTTATAGCTAAGGattcaattaattaatttaatatatttatatatcaattaTTTATATGTTCCCTGACAAACTTATTAACAAACTGGTATTTCTGTTTCAGGCAAGGGCTTTGGCGCTCTGATTGGCTTG
Encoded here:
- the LOC119553600 gene encoding uncharacterized protein LOC119553600, which produces MGFKAQSKPRVNSTLISLKFVVFFVITGLTALHVLHATKHQLLGLSFSEYRTVTILAPFVSILGPLIVGPWADRLAAKNPNTFGRTLRVLTAVFLLITAFIYAFLFAIPDFKGLGVEPMVSFGCDETGGFLFQERCDSNASCGRWEQREGKINLSRCTYSCQNPKLYEPLYVAWLAEVPTLAPITEQSADFEYEDEGSTAVTESLRTRRDLEGSDPADSAGVEAISGEVAPVHRSIRQVKQPPTKVYVQPPHVCLTERNQNGENVVKHCHAYTEDTTSVVMDALMGSAISQEEHYDDYEGWCQYPLEGFQCHIPAEQANYMKAFKEYKQNDGNCKPMIECQVVNPYHSQSVLSDSECHNNTGNAWDTLVGYTTIRLIGDIFPMAALTLLNTAIVIAVRETSEGRGEVCRQYVWGAIGYVVLFSPFDLLFNQHGLNQDAAFLTFIIFVVCFVLGAVVLLCASQMPLSPPEWWWHTKTGMLVVPMSAIRRYSPEIVVLTLVSILFGTFWSSTHSYLLWTFTDEYALCYLGLFLILVLFFNVDKFIEYCGHSNIFIGGLAIYVIRFTALSDSEVKWLIILTEIIEPAVIGLIWITIILYMRHAMPRKLTATGQAIAVVAFFGLGKGFGALIGLARGKGNLALKEWSCTYRWLAVVACVVALVYFAIYNLILAPRCTAKPQHSEELISGSASQNFGNTGTGNGAGNGNGAGNGNGAGASLNGNGNGSYSPLRVYHNERGKKGQFRY